The following proteins are co-located in the Lacticaseibacillus paracasei subsp. paracasei genome:
- a CDS encoding LapA family protein, producing MKGQQRFIIGLVLALILIVFALLNGQDVSVNFFGIQLKWPLIVIIAVSVLIGAVVTWLISTSAVSSAKKQIRELQQRITELTKSNKTDKPAPKPVQAPKEELSTDATDTKK from the coding sequence ATGAAGGGTCAACAACGTTTTATTATTGGGTTAGTTCTGGCATTGATTTTAATTGTTTTTGCCTTGTTGAATGGGCAAGACGTTTCGGTTAATTTCTTCGGTATTCAGCTAAAGTGGCCGTTGATAGTGATTATTGCGGTTTCCGTGTTGATAGGTGCCGTTGTGACCTGGTTGATCTCAACCAGTGCTGTTTCGAGTGCTAAAAAACAGATTCGTGAGTTGCAACAGCGGATCACGGAGCTGACAAAATCCAATAAAACTGACAAGCCAGCCCCTAAGCCAGTTCAAGCACCAAAAGAGGAACTGTCAACGGATGCGACGGATACCAAAAAATAG
- the pfkA gene encoding 6-phosphofructokinase: MKRIGILTSGGDAPGMNAAVRAVARKAMHEGLEVYGINYGFAGLVAGDIFKMNESTVGDKIQRGGTMLYSARYPQFAQEEGQLRGVEQLNKFGIEALVVIGGDGSYHGALALTRHGFNTIGLPGTIDNDIPYTDFTIGFDTAVNTVVEAVDRLRDTAASHERTFVIEVMGREAGDIALWSGVAGGAEDVIIPEHDFDVKKIASKLQSSRERGQKHAVILLAEGVMHADQFAKELAAHGDFQLRSTVLGHIVRGGAPSARDRVLASQMGSYAVELLLQGKGALAVGIENNKITAHDVRTLFDAKHHAELSLYTLAEELTF; this comes from the coding sequence ATGAAACGCATTGGTATTTTGACCAGTGGCGGGGATGCGCCTGGCATGAACGCCGCGGTCCGCGCTGTTGCTCGCAAGGCGATGCACGAAGGCCTTGAAGTATATGGCATCAATTATGGATTTGCTGGGTTAGTTGCCGGCGACATTTTCAAAATGAATGAATCAACTGTCGGTGATAAGATTCAACGCGGCGGGACCATGTTATATTCCGCACGTTATCCACAATTTGCGCAAGAAGAAGGCCAGTTGCGCGGGGTCGAACAATTAAACAAGTTTGGCATCGAGGCGTTGGTCGTCATCGGCGGAGACGGCTCTTATCACGGTGCACTAGCTTTGACGCGTCACGGTTTCAACACCATTGGCCTGCCAGGAACGATCGACAACGATATTCCTTACACGGACTTCACGATTGGCTTTGACACTGCCGTTAATACAGTTGTGGAAGCTGTTGACCGTCTTCGCGATACCGCGGCTTCACATGAACGAACCTTTGTCATTGAAGTCATGGGTCGTGAAGCTGGGGACATTGCCCTTTGGTCGGGCGTCGCCGGTGGTGCCGAGGATGTCATCATTCCAGAACACGACTTTGACGTTAAGAAAATTGCGTCGAAGTTGCAAAGTTCTCGTGAACGTGGTCAAAAGCATGCGGTCATTCTTTTGGCAGAAGGCGTGATGCACGCTGATCAATTTGCCAAGGAATTAGCCGCACATGGCGATTTCCAATTACGTTCGACAGTTCTGGGACACATTGTTCGTGGCGGTGCACCGTCCGCACGTGATCGCGTTTTGGCTTCACAAATGGGTTCATACGCGGTTGAACTTTTGTTGCAAGGCAAAGGCGCTTTGGCTGTCGGCATTGAAAACAACAAGATCACGGCACATGATGTTCGGACCTTGTTTGATGCCAAGCATCACGCAGAACTTTCGCTCTACACCTTAGCGGAAGAGTTAACATTTTAA
- the rpmF gene encoding 50S ribosomal protein L32, whose protein sequence is MAVPARRTSKTKKRMRRGHIKLNVPNLQFDAATGEYRISHHISPKGYYKGAQVVKKSDDNANA, encoded by the coding sequence ATGGCAGTTCCAGCACGCAGAACGTCAAAGACCAAGAAGCGTATGCGCCGCGGTCATATCAAGTTGAATGTGCCTAACTTGCAATTCGACGCAGCGACCGGCGAATACCGCATTTCCCACCACATTTCACCTAAGGGTTACTACAAGGGTGCACAAGTGGTTAAGAAGTCCGACGATAACGCAAATGCATAA
- the clpB gene encoding ATP-dependent chaperone ClpB encodes MNPDNFTQAVAEALGAAQQIAQVRRHQEIDIPHVMKSLVQPNQLAEQIYREAGVNVQGLNAAIDAALEAEPVVEGASAYGQSMSQNLSQLLTDANSVKYEFGDTYISTEAVLLALYQQRYNPITQFLLNDAKVDAKRLRQVIENLRGGEKVTSKNAEASYKSLEKYGTDLVKEARSGKMDPIIGRDEEIRDVIRILSRKTKNNPVLIGEPGVGKTAIVEGLAQRIVKNDVPDNLKNKTIISLDMGSLVAGAKYRGEFEERLKAVLKEVKKSEGQIILFIDEIHNIVGAGKAEGSMDAGNLLKPMLARGELHLIGATTLDEYRENIEKDKALERRFQRVLVQEPSVEDTISILRGLKERFEIFHKVRIHDTALVAAATLSNRYITDRFLPDKAIDLVDEACATINVEMNSRPTELDVAERKQMQLEIEQQALKNETDPASKKRLADADAELANLKEKTNKLKAQWEAEKKDIRQLNEKKSAIDKAKHELEDAQSRYDLETAARLQHGTIPQLEKELQTMEHSDRPQSWLVQESVTANEIAAVISRETGIPVAKLVEGDRQKLLHLADNLHQRVIGQNEAVSAVSDAVLRSRAGLQDPSRPLGSFLFLGPTGVGKTELAKALAEDLFDSEKHMVRIDMSEYMEKASVSRLVGAAPGYVGYEQGGQLTEAVRRNPYTIVLLDEIEKANPDVFNILLQVLDDGRLTDGQGRTVDFKNTIIIMTSNLGSEYLLDGVQEDGTVSQQAKDNVRQLVGKAFKPEFLNRIDDIIMFNPLSLADVEKIAVKDLKQLGTRLADQQISLDITPAAQEWLAHKGYEPAFGARPLQRLITSAVETPLAKELIRGTVMPGQEVVITVADDQLQFKAKTVPVKA; translated from the coding sequence ATGAACCCAGATAATTTTACGCAAGCCGTTGCCGAAGCACTTGGCGCGGCACAACAAATTGCCCAAGTTCGCCGTCATCAAGAAATTGACATCCCACATGTCATGAAAAGCCTGGTGCAGCCTAATCAATTGGCTGAACAGATTTATCGTGAAGCCGGTGTGAATGTGCAGGGCTTGAATGCTGCGATTGATGCGGCACTGGAAGCAGAGCCTGTCGTTGAAGGCGCTAGCGCATACGGACAAAGCATGTCTCAAAACCTGTCGCAGCTACTGACAGATGCCAACAGCGTGAAGTATGAATTTGGCGATACCTATATTTCTACAGAAGCAGTCTTGCTCGCCCTTTATCAACAACGCTACAACCCGATCACCCAATTCTTGTTGAACGATGCCAAGGTTGATGCAAAGCGATTACGACAGGTGATTGAGAACCTGCGCGGTGGTGAAAAAGTAACCAGCAAAAATGCCGAAGCCTCTTATAAGAGTTTGGAAAAGTACGGTACCGATCTTGTAAAAGAAGCGCGCAGTGGCAAGATGGATCCCATCATCGGACGTGATGAAGAAATTCGCGATGTCATTCGTATTTTGAGTCGCAAAACTAAAAACAATCCAGTTTTGATTGGTGAACCGGGGGTCGGCAAAACCGCCATTGTAGAAGGTTTAGCCCAGCGGATCGTCAAAAATGATGTACCTGACAATCTGAAGAATAAAACTATCATCTCACTTGATATGGGAAGTCTTGTTGCCGGCGCGAAGTACCGCGGTGAGTTCGAGGAACGCTTGAAGGCGGTCTTAAAAGAAGTCAAAAAGAGTGAAGGCCAAATCATTCTTTTTATTGATGAAATTCACAATATTGTCGGTGCTGGTAAGGCAGAAGGCTCCATGGATGCTGGTAACTTGCTGAAGCCGATGCTGGCCCGTGGTGAATTGCATCTGATCGGTGCCACGACACTGGACGAGTACCGGGAAAACATCGAGAAAGATAAAGCCCTTGAGCGTCGGTTCCAACGGGTGCTGGTTCAGGAACCTAGTGTTGAAGATACGATCAGTATTTTGCGGGGTCTGAAGGAACGATTCGAAATTTTTCATAAAGTTCGGATCCATGATACCGCGTTGGTCGCTGCAGCTACTTTGTCCAATCGGTATATCACGGATCGGTTTTTGCCTGACAAGGCGATTGATTTGGTGGACGAAGCTTGTGCCACAATTAACGTGGAAATGAACTCCCGCCCGACTGAGCTGGATGTGGCAGAGCGCAAACAGATGCAGTTGGAAATTGAACAGCAAGCACTGAAGAATGAAACTGATCCTGCCAGCAAGAAGCGATTAGCAGATGCTGACGCTGAATTGGCCAACTTAAAAGAGAAAACAAATAAGCTCAAGGCTCAGTGGGAAGCAGAAAAGAAAGATATTCGTCAACTTAACGAGAAGAAATCGGCGATTGATAAAGCTAAGCATGAATTGGAAGATGCCCAAAGTCGCTACGATCTTGAAACTGCTGCACGCTTGCAACATGGCACGATTCCACAGTTGGAAAAAGAGCTGCAGACGATGGAACACAGCGATCGTCCGCAATCTTGGCTAGTTCAAGAAAGCGTGACAGCCAATGAAATTGCTGCGGTAATTTCGCGGGAAACCGGTATTCCAGTAGCGAAGTTGGTTGAAGGTGACCGCCAGAAGTTATTGCATTTGGCAGATAATCTACACCAACGCGTCATTGGCCAAAATGAAGCCGTCAGCGCTGTCTCGGATGCTGTTTTGCGATCCAGGGCCGGTTTACAAGATCCAAGTCGGCCACTTGGCAGCTTCTTGTTCCTTGGTCCCACTGGTGTCGGCAAAACAGAACTTGCTAAAGCATTGGCAGAAGATTTATTTGATTCAGAAAAACACATGGTGCGAATTGATATGTCCGAATACATGGAAAAAGCCAGTGTGTCGCGATTAGTCGGGGCGGCCCCTGGTTATGTCGGCTACGAACAAGGCGGCCAGTTGACTGAAGCAGTTCGCCGCAACCCATATACCATTGTTTTGTTAGACGAAATTGAAAAAGCTAACCCGGACGTTTTCAATATCCTCCTACAAGTTTTAGATGACGGTCGTTTGACAGATGGTCAGGGACGTACCGTCGATTTCAAAAATACGATTATCATCATGACGTCCAACTTAGGCTCCGAGTACTTGCTGGACGGTGTGCAAGAAGACGGTACCGTTAGCCAACAAGCCAAGGATAATGTGCGGCAATTGGTCGGCAAAGCCTTTAAGCCTGAATTTTTGAATCGGATTGATGATATTATCATGTTCAACCCACTATCATTAGCAGATGTTGAAAAGATCGCTGTGAAGGATCTCAAGCAATTAGGCACGCGGTTGGCCGATCAACAGATATCGCTTGATATCACACCGGCAGCGCAGGAGTGGTTGGCCCATAAAGGGTATGAGCCAGCGTTTGGTGCCCGTCCACTGCAACGGTTAATTACGAGTGCGGTTGAAACGCCGCTGGCTAAAGAATTGATTCGCGGGACTGTGATGCCGGGTCAAGAAGTCGTCATCACGGTTGCGGACGATCAGTTGCAATTTAAGGCAAAAACAGTACCGGTCAAAGCTTAA
- a CDS encoding DUF1836 domain-containing protein, with amino-acid sequence MADNEQFADYLGQLQEAQFPRWTDLPQFDLYMDQVIQYVNDIVTPLGFGEITSTMVNNYVKKGVIKAPLKKKYRPEQLANILVIAMLKPVFALDAIAAGIQFSLANRPVAQAYDAFILTFSSAIEQANSDFSDGLTISRVNKPDMTTTQHAIVTMAINAVLQKLLVEKMIDLAADDSEKKGKK; translated from the coding sequence ATGGCTGATAACGAACAATTTGCCGATTATCTAGGGCAACTTCAAGAGGCGCAGTTTCCGCGCTGGACTGATCTGCCCCAATTTGACTTGTATATGGATCAAGTGATCCAGTATGTCAATGATATTGTCACGCCGCTGGGGTTTGGCGAGATCACATCCACGATGGTCAATAATTATGTTAAAAAGGGGGTTATTAAAGCCCCGCTTAAGAAAAAGTATCGTCCAGAACAATTAGCCAATATTTTAGTCATTGCGATGCTAAAGCCAGTTTTTGCGTTGGATGCTATTGCGGCAGGTATTCAATTTTCACTTGCCAATCGGCCGGTTGCGCAAGCTTACGATGCGTTTATTCTCACTTTTAGCAGCGCAATTGAGCAGGCAAATTCGGATTTTAGCGATGGTTTAACCATTAGCCGCGTCAATAAACCAGATATGACGACAACCCAGCATGCCATTGTGACAATGGCCATTAATGCTGTTTTACAAAAACTGTTAGTTGAAAAAATGATTGATCTGGCTGCTGATGATTCGGAAAAGAAAGGGAAAAAATGA
- a CDS encoding bifunctional metallophosphatase/5'-nucleotidase: MKLTILSTSDTHGFVLPTNYVKRDQDLPFSLAKAKTVLDAQKAAAEGPVVTIENGDWLQGSPLAYYVAKISKQPDQLTRLYNEVGYDAGIIGNHEFNYGSDYLRQALKTLTYPTINANITENGQPAFGAPYQLIERSGVKIAILGLTTNYIPHWEAPAHIAGLAFQDVVATAKHYVPLLRQQADVVIVAYHGGFERNLQTGQPTEPLTGENVGYALTQVPGIDALVTGHQHRQLAGLVNGVPITQPGYRGEAIGKITLDLNQTASGYQVTASKAVLVKTGGSIASPTILQSAADLNQTVETWLDQPLAHVEGDMRIQDPFAARVHEVPYIEFIQKVQMASTDTDISGTALFNNEGRGFGETIDMRDVVTNYIYPNTLAVLRLTGVDLKAALEQCAEYFSLDADGKLTVTPRFERPKPQHYNYDMYQGIDYTLDIHQPVGSRVTRLLYHGAPVQPTQTYDVAVNQYRAAGGGNFKMFGPDKVIRENQKDMTELIADYLQEHPLIKATADQNFNVLPSM, from the coding sequence ATGAAACTAACCATTCTATCGACAAGTGACACGCATGGTTTTGTCTTGCCAACTAATTATGTGAAACGGGATCAGGATTTGCCTTTTTCATTAGCCAAGGCCAAAACGGTGCTTGATGCTCAGAAGGCAGCAGCTGAAGGACCAGTTGTGACGATTGAAAATGGCGATTGGCTTCAAGGATCACCACTGGCCTATTACGTTGCGAAGATCAGCAAGCAGCCAGATCAGTTGACGCGACTGTATAACGAGGTTGGGTATGATGCCGGCATTATCGGCAATCATGAGTTTAATTACGGCAGCGACTATTTGCGGCAAGCGTTGAAAACATTGACCTATCCAACCATCAACGCTAATATCACCGAAAATGGCCAACCAGCATTTGGGGCGCCTTATCAATTGATTGAGCGCTCAGGGGTCAAAATTGCCATTCTGGGTTTGACAACGAACTACATCCCACATTGGGAAGCACCGGCCCATATTGCCGGCTTGGCTTTTCAAGATGTGGTAGCGACTGCCAAGCACTATGTCCCATTGCTGCGTCAACAAGCGGACGTTGTGATTGTTGCTTATCATGGCGGTTTTGAGCGTAACTTGCAGACCGGTCAGCCGACTGAGCCATTAACTGGCGAAAATGTCGGATATGCGCTGACCCAAGTACCGGGGATTGATGCTTTAGTCACGGGTCATCAACATCGACAATTGGCCGGATTAGTTAACGGTGTGCCGATCACCCAGCCAGGTTACCGCGGGGAAGCGATCGGTAAGATCACACTTGACTTAAATCAGACAGCGAGCGGCTACCAAGTTACTGCTAGCAAAGCCGTGTTAGTCAAAACAGGCGGATCAATTGCGAGCCCAACCATTTTGCAGTCAGCGGCTGATTTGAATCAAACTGTTGAAACTTGGTTAGACCAGCCATTAGCTCATGTTGAAGGAGATATGCGCATTCAGGATCCATTTGCTGCGCGGGTTCATGAGGTGCCGTACATTGAGTTTATTCAAAAAGTCCAAATGGCCAGCACCGATACCGACATTTCGGGCACCGCTCTGTTTAACAATGAAGGGCGAGGGTTTGGTGAAACCATCGACATGCGGGATGTCGTTACGAATTACATTTATCCCAACACGCTAGCTGTGTTGCGGTTAACCGGCGTTGATTTAAAAGCAGCTCTGGAACAGTGCGCCGAATATTTTTCGCTAGATGCTGATGGCAAGTTGACGGTGACGCCCCGATTTGAGCGGCCAAAACCTCAGCATTACAATTATGACATGTATCAGGGCATTGATTATACTTTGGATATTCATCAGCCCGTGGGCAGTCGAGTAACTCGGCTGCTTTATCACGGTGCGCCAGTACAGCCCACTCAGACTTATGATGTGGCAGTTAATCAATACCGTGCGGCTGGTGGCGGTAATTTTAAAATGTTTGGTCCTGATAAAGTCATCCGAGAAAATCAAAAAGATATGACCGAATTGATTGCCGATTATTTGCAGGAACACCCATTAATCAAGGCAACTGCTGACCAAAACTTTAATGTTTTACCGTCAATGTGA
- a CDS encoding YjzD family protein, producing MRYLPTIIWGVILGQVVGFLISALSGGSYDPKTSAIISVIFVVILFFFPPIMQHFAKPAEKPEH from the coding sequence ATGCGTTATCTACCTACTATTATCTGGGGCGTGATCCTCGGCCAAGTTGTCGGCTTCCTGATCAGCGCCTTGAGCGGCGGCAGCTACGACCCGAAGACAAGCGCGATTATCAGTGTGATCTTCGTTGTCATTTTATTCTTCTTCCCGCCAATCATGCAGCATTTTGCAAAACCTGCGGAAAAACCAGAACATTAA
- a CDS encoding SDR family NAD(P)-dependent oxidoreductase, with amino-acid sequence MMNQHPTVVISGGSSGLGKAIGFEAAKQGATVVFLARRREKLRQAQAEASTLSGRPAYAFPVDVADPVAIEATVDQIHETVGPVDILVNAAGFGHFETAFDTDMQVVERMFRVNVLGMMYLTKLLGRDMVTRQQGQIINIASMAGKMATPKSAIYSATKFAVLGYSNGLRLELKPFGVKVTTVNPGPIATNFFSEANALDYLASVSWLVLDPDKLARRIVATFGRPVREINAPWFMNLGADFYTLFPHLGDWLAAGMFNKK; translated from the coding sequence ATGATGAACCAACATCCGACGGTGGTTATTTCTGGAGGATCGTCAGGCTTAGGCAAGGCGATTGGATTTGAGGCAGCAAAGCAAGGCGCAACCGTTGTCTTTTTGGCGCGGCGGCGGGAGAAATTACGTCAAGCACAGGCAGAGGCCAGCACGCTTTCCGGCCGACCAGCTTATGCTTTCCCTGTTGATGTTGCTGACCCAGTTGCAATTGAAGCGACCGTTGATCAAATTCACGAAACGGTTGGGCCAGTTGATATTCTGGTGAATGCCGCTGGGTTTGGTCATTTTGAAACAGCCTTCGATACCGATATGCAGGTAGTAGAGCGCATGTTTCGGGTGAATGTGCTGGGGATGATGTATCTGACGAAGTTGCTGGGTCGCGATATGGTCACGCGTCAGCAAGGACAAATCATTAACATTGCTTCAATGGCTGGAAAAATGGCGACGCCTAAGTCAGCTATCTACTCAGCAACCAAATTTGCGGTGCTTGGGTATAGTAATGGCTTACGTCTTGAACTGAAGCCATTCGGTGTTAAGGTGACCACGGTTAATCCGGGACCAATTGCCACGAATTTCTTTAGCGAAGCCAATGCGTTAGACTATTTGGCTAGCGTTTCTTGGCTGGTTTTGGATCCAGATAAATTAGCGCGGCGAATTGTAGCGACATTTGGTCGACCAGTTCGGGAAATCAATGCACCGTGGTTTATGAATCTAGGCGCAGATTTTTATACCTTGTTCCCGCATTTGGGCGATTGGTTAGCTGCTGGTATGTTTAATAAGAAGTAA
- the dnaE gene encoding DNA polymerase III subunit alpha, with protein sequence MTFTQLQVHSNYTLLHSPLALSDLISAAKSRGYSAIALTDTNVVYGLVEFYRQAKAAGLKPLLGMQIAIDDAKLLVIAKNNQGYHQLLKISTQIMLATSPVAFADLLPLTGLVAITLPDSPFSAAVAANDHDRAVAFLQELDNKQPEAVYVGLDEAHLDTPLPAFATSQQLHLMALGNVLYRDPTDAFTQKVMAAIGDGSQLNFRDPVLTDAGPWWLKPPADASAPFVAAGLQAAVDNAAQIADQTDVTITFKQPQLPHYQTPDQLASKDYLTKLAQEGLANRFHDQPIPTTYQQRLQYELDVIIKMGFADYFLVVWDVMNYAHKVNIMTGAGRGSAAGSLVSYALAITEVDPIAYDLLFERFLNPARAQMPDIDLDIPDNRRGELIQYVHDKYGRNHMAQIITFGTFGAKQAIRDVARVFGMSQFESNTWSRAIPNLLHMDLKTAYDQSQPLKNLVADSPKNRMLFQTALALEGLPRHYSTHAAGIVLSEEPLTDTVALQPSGDGLEQTQVPKDDVEALGLLKMDFLGLKNLNILAAASHFVTRDTGRTFDPKQIPLNDQPTLALFARGDTNGVFQFESAGIKNVLRKLRPTDFEDVVAVNALYRPGPMENIDTFIARKNGQEPIAYPDPALEKILKPTYGVLVYQEQVMQVASVMGGFSLGEADLLRRAMSKKKSSVLAAEQDKFIEGAVKQGFPEATAKTVYAYIDRFANYGFNRSHAVAYSMVAFWLAYLKVHDPAAFFAALMNASMNNLPKLRTYVQEAKARQVALLGPDINTSNGGFKLSDGKIRFGLLSVKGMRRDFSEAIFTARKNGPFKDFRDLLQRLEPKWLKADNFKPLILAGAFDSFDDNRAQTIANLDELINSVKLAGNDVGLFSVLAPKPIVVPEMPAGERLEEEANVLGVYLSGHPVDKYAPLKTQYTLVNVVDLAEGRTVDILLLVRHIKRIRTKTGKPMAFVDGQDATGTVSLTVFPNLYPTLEKIETDMVVLVNGRVEKRNDDLQLIVNRIQDAAPLLEALPKAQLFIRLDADNVDARTDLLKKLQTAHGPIPVITVDTTSKESVLLDKRYWVTADTSLMADLESRFGAANVVLRKRQEE encoded by the coding sequence ATGACGTTTACCCAATTACAGGTTCATAGCAATTATACCTTATTACACAGCCCGTTGGCACTGTCGGATCTTATCAGCGCAGCAAAATCACGCGGTTATTCGGCCATTGCCTTAACGGACACTAATGTTGTTTATGGTTTAGTCGAGTTTTATCGACAGGCGAAAGCGGCTGGCTTGAAGCCGCTATTAGGCATGCAGATCGCGATTGATGATGCCAAACTTTTAGTGATTGCCAAAAATAATCAGGGCTACCATCAGTTACTTAAGATCTCCACGCAGATTATGCTAGCAACTTCGCCGGTGGCCTTTGCGGACTTATTGCCTTTGACAGGCTTAGTCGCCATCACCTTACCGGATTCACCATTTTCGGCGGCAGTTGCTGCTAACGATCACGACAGAGCTGTCGCTTTTTTACAGGAGCTTGATAATAAACAGCCGGAAGCGGTGTATGTTGGTCTGGATGAGGCTCATTTAGATACGCCATTGCCGGCATTTGCGACTAGTCAGCAACTTCACCTAATGGCGTTAGGTAACGTACTGTATCGTGATCCGACTGATGCTTTTACGCAAAAAGTGATGGCAGCGATTGGTGATGGCAGTCAGTTGAATTTTCGTGACCCAGTTTTAACCGATGCTGGGCCATGGTGGTTAAAACCGCCAGCAGATGCAAGTGCACCTTTTGTTGCTGCTGGACTACAGGCGGCAGTTGACAACGCGGCTCAGATAGCGGATCAAACGGATGTGACGATTACGTTCAAGCAGCCGCAGCTACCTCATTATCAAACGCCAGATCAGCTTGCGTCTAAAGATTACCTGACCAAACTGGCTCAAGAAGGCCTCGCTAACCGTTTTCACGATCAGCCGATTCCGACAACCTATCAGCAGCGTTTGCAATATGAGCTGGATGTCATTATCAAAATGGGATTTGCTGATTACTTTCTGGTGGTTTGGGATGTGATGAATTACGCTCACAAGGTCAATATTATGACTGGGGCTGGGCGAGGATCAGCTGCGGGCTCCTTGGTCAGTTACGCGCTGGCTATTACAGAAGTCGATCCGATTGCTTATGATCTGCTGTTTGAACGGTTTCTGAATCCTGCTCGAGCGCAAATGCCTGATATTGATTTGGACATTCCTGATAACCGCCGTGGCGAGCTGATTCAATATGTCCATGACAAATATGGCCGAAATCACATGGCTCAGATTATTACTTTTGGGACGTTCGGCGCGAAACAGGCGATCAGAGATGTGGCACGCGTTTTCGGCATGAGTCAGTTTGAAAGTAATACTTGGAGCAGAGCAATTCCAAACTTGTTGCACATGGATTTAAAAACAGCATACGATCAGAGTCAGCCGTTGAAAAATTTGGTGGCCGATTCACCAAAAAATCGCATGCTGTTTCAAACCGCTTTAGCATTAGAGGGGTTGCCGCGGCATTATTCCACGCATGCAGCCGGGATTGTGCTTTCTGAAGAACCACTAACTGACACCGTTGCCTTGCAACCCAGTGGCGATGGTCTTGAACAGACGCAGGTACCCAAAGATGATGTTGAAGCACTTGGGCTGCTTAAAATGGATTTTCTGGGTTTGAAAAACCTCAATATTTTAGCCGCCGCCAGTCATTTTGTCACCCGTGATACTGGCCGGACGTTTGATCCAAAACAGATTCCGCTGAATGATCAACCGACACTCGCTTTGTTTGCCCGCGGTGATACTAACGGCGTTTTTCAATTCGAGTCTGCTGGTATCAAAAATGTTTTGCGCAAACTGCGGCCAACTGATTTTGAAGATGTTGTGGCTGTCAACGCCTTGTATCGTCCAGGTCCAATGGAAAACATCGACACGTTCATTGCCCGCAAAAATGGGCAAGAACCGATTGCTTATCCTGATCCCGCCTTGGAGAAGATTTTGAAACCGACTTATGGTGTCTTGGTTTATCAGGAGCAGGTCATGCAGGTGGCCAGTGTCATGGGCGGGTTCAGTCTTGGCGAGGCGGATTTGTTGCGGCGGGCCATGAGTAAGAAGAAATCATCAGTGCTGGCAGCCGAACAGGATAAATTCATTGAAGGTGCGGTCAAGCAAGGATTCCCTGAGGCGACTGCCAAAACGGTTTATGCTTATATTGATCGATTTGCGAATTACGGCTTCAATCGTTCTCACGCAGTTGCTTATAGTATGGTCGCATTTTGGTTAGCGTATTTAAAAGTGCATGATCCAGCCGCCTTTTTTGCGGCATTGATGAATGCTAGTATGAATAATTTGCCGAAGCTCCGGACTTACGTACAAGAAGCCAAAGCGCGTCAGGTAGCTTTATTAGGTCCTGACATCAACACCAGCAATGGTGGCTTTAAGTTGAGCGACGGGAAGATTCGCTTTGGACTTTTGTCTGTCAAAGGGATGCGCCGTGACTTTTCCGAAGCCATTTTTACCGCTCGTAAAAATGGCCCGTTTAAAGATTTTCGCGATTTACTACAGCGCCTCGAGCCGAAGTGGTTAAAGGCAGATAATTTCAAGCCATTGATTCTTGCCGGTGCCTTTGATAGCTTTGATGATAACCGGGCACAGACAATTGCGAACTTAGATGAATTAATCAACTCGGTTAAACTTGCTGGCAATGATGTTGGGCTATTTTCAGTGCTAGCGCCTAAACCGATTGTGGTGCCGGAAATGCCGGCAGGCGAACGGCTTGAAGAAGAGGCTAATGTTTTAGGCGTTTACCTTTCTGGTCATCCGGTTGACAAATATGCCCCTTTGAAAACGCAATACACATTAGTCAATGTGGTGGATTTAGCAGAAGGTCGCACGGTTGATATTTTGCTTCTGGTTCGACACATTAAGCGGATCCGGACCAAAACTGGGAAGCCTATGGCGTTTGTGGATGGACAGGATGCGACTGGCACCGTTTCGCTGACGGTTTTTCCCAATCTATATCCAACATTAGAAAAAATTGAGACCGACATGGTGGTACTAGTGAACGGGCGAGTTGAAAAACGCAATGACGACTTGCAACTCATTGTGAACCGGATTCAAGATGCCGCACCGTTGCTTGAGGCCTTACCAAAAGCACAGTTATTTATTCGCTTGGATGCGGATAATGTTGACGCCCGGACCGATTTACTGAAAAAATTGCAAACTGCCCATGGACCAATTCCGGTTATCACTGTCGACACGACCAGCAAGGAGAGTGTTTTGTTAGATAAGCGATACTGGGTCACTGCTGATACCAGCTTGATGGCTGATCTTGAATCGCGGTTTGGTGCGGCTAATGTGGTGTTGCGAAAACGACAAGAAGAATAG